The bacterium genome has a segment encoding these proteins:
- the tyrA gene encoding bifunctional chorismate mutase/prephenate dehydrogenase, with protein MGKVEELLKNSREKIDELDGMILRLLADRAAVVAEVAEVKKAQNLPVYHPAREEDLITSRRRKAGELGLSPDMAEEIFRTILRNSRITQTGTMAGKALRPGAKVLVVGGAGSMGRLLVKWFSGAGYEVRVLERDDWDKAGKLCEDLDLAILSVPINITAKVAENLSPFLSKDCILADITSIKKEPVQAMLSSHSGPVLGLHPMFGPTTESLDKQIVVATEGRDPEKCEWVVAQLAAWGAVIVRSNPAEHDEMMDVVQALRHFASFAFGRFLCDRKVSLRRTLEFSSPIYRLELDMVGRLFAQDPALYAEIIFSTPQRRELLKNYVKSLSENETLLDNADVDGFLGEFRRVAEWFGPFSDQAIRESTYLIEKMIERF; from the coding sequence AGGTCGCCGAGGTGAAGAAGGCGCAAAACCTCCCCGTCTACCACCCCGCCCGCGAGGAAGACCTTATCACCAGCCGCCGCCGGAAGGCGGGGGAGCTTGGCCTCAGCCCCGACATGGCCGAGGAGATCTTCCGCACCATCCTTCGCAATTCGCGCATAACACAGACGGGCACGATGGCCGGCAAAGCGCTGCGCCCCGGCGCGAAGGTTTTGGTGGTGGGCGGTGCGGGCTCGATGGGAAGGCTGCTCGTAAAGTGGTTTTCCGGCGCGGGGTACGAAGTCAGGGTGCTTGAGCGTGACGACTGGGACAAGGCAGGAAAACTCTGCGAAGACCTCGACCTCGCCATACTCTCGGTGCCGATAAACATTACCGCGAAGGTGGCCGAAAACCTCTCCCCCTTCCTCTCAAAAGACTGCATCCTCGCCGACATCACCTCGATAAAGAAAGAGCCGGTTCAGGCGATGCTTTCCTCGCACTCCGGCCCCGTCCTCGGCCTCCACCCGATGTTCGGCCCCACCACCGAATCGCTCGACAAGCAGATAGTGGTCGCCACCGAGGGGCGAGACCCCGAAAAGTGCGAATGGGTCGTGGCCCAGCTCGCGGCGTGGGGAGCGGTAATCGTGCGCTCCAACCCTGCCGAGCACGACGAGATGATGGATGTCGTTCAGGCGCTGCGCCACTTCGCCTCCTTCGCCTTCGGACGGTTCCTCTGCGACAGGAAGGTCAGCCTCCGGCGCACGCTGGAGTTTTCAAGCCCGATCTACCGGCTGGAGCTGGACATGGTGGGCAGGCTCTTCGCGCAGGATCCGGCGCTCTACGCCGAGATAATCTTTTCCACCCCCCAGCGGCGCGAGCTGCTCAAAAACTACGTCAAAAGCCTCTCCGAGAACGAAACCCTGCTCGACAACGCCGACGTGGACGGCTTTCTGGGAGAGTTCCGCCGCGTGGCGGAATGGTTCGGCCCCTTCAGCGACCAGGCGATACGCGAATCCACCTACCTCATCGAAAAGATGATCGAGCGCTTCTGA